In Pseudomonas sp. R76, one genomic interval encodes:
- a CDS encoding ANTAR domain-containing response regulator, which translates to MLRILLINDTPRKVGRLKAALIEAGFEVIDESGLTIDLPARVETVRPDVILIDTESPGRDVMEQVVLVSRDQPRPIVMFTDEHDPNVMRQAIKSGVSAYIVEGIQAQRLQPILDVAMARFESDQALRAQLQARDQQLAERKRIELAKGMLMKMKHCNEEEAYTLMRRQAMSRQQKLIQVAEQIIAMSELLG; encoded by the coding sequence ATGTTGCGAATCCTGTTGATCAACGACACCCCGCGCAAGGTCGGGCGCCTCAAAGCTGCATTGATCGAGGCCGGATTCGAGGTCATCGATGAGTCCGGCCTGACCATCGACCTGCCCGCGCGCGTCGAAACGGTGCGCCCGGACGTGATCCTGATCGATACCGAGTCACCCGGCCGCGACGTGATGGAGCAAGTGGTGCTGGTCAGCCGCGACCAGCCGCGGCCGATTGTGATGTTTACCGACGAGCACGACCCCAATGTGATGCGTCAGGCGATCAAGTCCGGGGTCAGCGCCTACATCGTCGAAGGCATCCAGGCCCAGCGCCTGCAACCGATCCTCGACGTGGCCATGGCCCGCTTTGAAAGCGACCAGGCGCTGCGCGCCCAGCTCCAGGCGCGCGATCAGCAGTTGGCCGAGCGTAAACGCATCGAACTGGCCAAGGGCATGCTGATGAAAATGAAGCACTGCAATGAAGAAGAGGCCTACACCCTGATGCGCCGCCAAGCGATGAGCCGCCAGCAGAAACTGATCCAGGTGGCGGAGCAGATCATCGCCATGAGCGAGTTGCTCGGCTGA
- the nirD gene encoding nitrite reductase small subunit NirD has product MNWLDICALEEINALGSRIINGPKGDIAIFRTSDDEVFALDDRCPHKGGPLSQGLIYGKRVACPLHNWQIDLASGEAQAPDIGCAHHHPARVENGRVMLALRDAG; this is encoded by the coding sequence ATGAACTGGCTGGATATCTGCGCCCTCGAAGAAATCAACGCCCTGGGCTCGCGCATCATCAATGGCCCAAAGGGTGACATCGCGATTTTCCGCACCAGTGACGACGAAGTGTTTGCCCTCGACGACCGCTGCCCGCACAAGGGCGGCCCACTGTCCCAAGGCTTGATCTACGGCAAGCGCGTGGCCTGCCCGCTGCACAACTGGCAGATTGATCTGGCCTCCGGCGAAGCCCAGGCGCCGGACATCGGCTGCGCCCACCATCACCCTGCCCGCGTGGAAAACGGCCGGGTCATGCTGGCCCTGCGGGACGCAGGTTGA
- a CDS encoding nitrate reductase has protein sequence MDRQTTASTCCYCGVGCGVLIEHDGAQILSVQGDPDHPANFGKLCSKGSSLHLTGDLAARALYPELRLGKGLARARTDWETALEHAANVFAETISEHGPDSVAFYISGQLLTEDYYSFNKLARALVGTNNIDSNSRLCMSSAVVGYKRSLGADAPPCSYEDLESSDCVMIVGSNMAYAHPVLFRRLEEAKARRPQMKVLVIDPRRTDTCDLADLHLAILPGTDVALFHGILHVLLWEDWIDREFIQAHTDGLVELKRLVHDYTPQMVTQLCGISVEQLRLCAEWVGTSSSFLSLWCMGLNQSTAGSAKNSALINLHLATGTIGRPGCGPFSLTGQPNAMGGRETGSLSNLLPGHREAANPEHRAEVAAYWGVESLPAPTGLTAIELFEQIQAGKIKAVWIACTNPAQSLPDQNRVRAALAACPFVVLQEAFRTTETAAYADLLLPAASWGEKEGTVTNSERRISHVRRAIAPPGEARPDWAITVDFAQRLERRLRPGLASLFAFEQPAQIFDEYKLLTRDRDLDLSGISHALLDQIGPQQWPFPAGAQTGTPRLYADGVFPTDSGRAHFVADPYRAAKEQRDARFPLTLITGRLRDQWHGMSRTGTAAQLFGHVSEALLSLHPDELRRHRFKEGDLVNLKSRRGNVIVAVNSDDSVRPGQAFLPMHWGDRFLKGGVNALTQPAFDPLSKQPELKHSGVRLEAVHLPWQLFALIEGNVQQHFEALRPLCEGFAYVSLSLAGRERPALLVRAAHTEAPDLQLLTRIDELLGLNDGPVMAYDDPRRSIGKRVKIEKGRITALRLAGETLARHWLQSLWLEGRTDDQLRRWLLAPLSAPPGGAAASNKTLCNCRNVSENAVCAGIARGLNLDGLKQELGCGTQCGSCVPEIKRLLASNSQPIAISV, from the coding sequence ATGGACCGCCAGACCACCGCGTCCACCTGCTGTTATTGCGGGGTGGGTTGCGGCGTGCTGATCGAGCATGACGGCGCGCAGATTCTCAGTGTGCAGGGCGACCCAGACCACCCGGCGAATTTTGGCAAGTTGTGCAGCAAAGGCTCAAGCCTGCACCTGACCGGCGACTTGGCCGCCCGCGCGTTGTACCCGGAGCTGCGCCTGGGCAAAGGCTTGGCGCGCGCGCGCACCGATTGGGAGACCGCCCTGGAACACGCGGCCAACGTGTTCGCCGAAACCATCAGCGAACATGGGCCGGACAGCGTGGCGTTCTACATCTCCGGGCAGTTGCTGACCGAGGACTATTACAGCTTCAACAAACTGGCGCGCGCGCTGGTCGGCACCAACAACATCGACAGCAACTCCCGGCTATGCATGTCCTCGGCGGTGGTGGGCTACAAGCGCAGCCTGGGCGCCGACGCGCCGCCGTGCAGCTATGAAGACCTGGAATCCAGCGACTGCGTGATGATCGTTGGCAGCAACATGGCCTACGCCCACCCGGTATTGTTCCGACGCCTGGAGGAAGCCAAAGCGCGGCGCCCACAGATGAAAGTGCTGGTGATCGACCCTCGGCGCACGGACACCTGCGATTTGGCTGACCTGCACCTGGCCATCCTGCCGGGAACGGATGTGGCCCTGTTTCATGGGATTTTGCATGTATTGCTGTGGGAAGACTGGATCGACCGTGAGTTCATCCAGGCGCATACCGATGGACTGGTCGAGTTGAAGCGACTGGTGCATGACTACACGCCGCAAATGGTCACGCAGCTGTGCGGGATCAGCGTCGAGCAGCTGCGGCTGTGCGCGGAATGGGTCGGCACCTCCAGCAGCTTTCTGTCGCTGTGGTGCATGGGCCTGAACCAATCCACCGCCGGCAGTGCAAAAAACAGCGCGCTGATCAACTTGCACCTGGCCACTGGGACGATTGGCCGGCCGGGCTGTGGGCCGTTTTCCCTGACGGGGCAGCCGAATGCCATGGGCGGGCGCGAAACCGGTAGTTTGTCGAACTTGCTGCCGGGCCATCGCGAAGCCGCCAACCCTGAACACCGTGCAGAAGTCGCCGCCTATTGGGGCGTTGAATCGTTGCCGGCGCCTACCGGGTTGACCGCGATAGAGCTGTTCGAGCAAATCCAGGCCGGCAAGATCAAGGCCGTGTGGATCGCCTGCACCAACCCCGCGCAATCGCTGCCGGACCAGAACCGCGTACGTGCGGCATTAGCGGCGTGCCCTTTCGTGGTATTGCAGGAGGCGTTTCGTACCACCGAGACGGCGGCTTATGCCGACCTGCTGCTCCCCGCCGCCAGTTGGGGCGAAAAGGAAGGCACCGTGACCAACTCCGAGCGGCGTATTTCCCACGTGCGCCGCGCCATTGCCCCACCTGGCGAAGCACGGCCGGATTGGGCGATTACCGTTGATTTTGCACAGCGGCTGGAGCGTCGCTTGCGGCCGGGGCTGGCCAGCCTGTTTGCCTTTGAGCAACCGGCGCAGATTTTTGATGAATACAAGCTACTGACCCGCGACCGCGACCTTGACCTGTCGGGCATCAGCCATGCCCTGCTCGATCAGATCGGGCCGCAGCAATGGCCGTTTCCCGCGGGCGCGCAAACGGGAACGCCGCGTCTGTATGCCGATGGCGTATTCCCGACTGACAGCGGCCGGGCGCACTTTGTCGCCGACCCTTACCGCGCCGCCAAGGAGCAGCGCGATGCGCGCTTCCCGCTGACCCTGATTACCGGGCGCCTGCGTGATCAATGGCATGGCATGAGCCGAACGGGCACGGCAGCGCAGCTGTTCGGCCATGTCAGCGAGGCGTTGCTGAGCCTGCACCCGGATGAATTGCGCCGTCATCGTTTCAAAGAAGGTGATCTGGTCAACCTGAAAAGCCGGCGCGGCAACGTGATCGTCGCCGTCAACAGTGACGACAGCGTGCGCCCAGGTCAGGCATTCCTGCCGATGCATTGGGGTGATCGTTTTCTCAAGGGCGGCGTCAATGCGCTGACCCAACCGGCGTTTGACCCGTTGTCGAAACAGCCGGAACTCAAGCACAGCGGCGTGCGCCTTGAAGCGGTACACCTGCCGTGGCAGCTGTTCGCGCTGATTGAAGGAAATGTTCAGCAACACTTTGAAGCACTGCGCCCACTGTGCGAAGGCTTTGCCTACGTCAGCTTGAGCCTGGCGGGACGCGAACGTCCGGCGCTGCTGGTACGTGCGGCGCATACCGAGGCGCCCGACCTGCAACTATTGACCCGCATCGACGAACTGCTGGGCCTCAATGACGGCCCTGTCATGGCCTATGACGACCCGCGCCGCTCGATCGGCAAGCGGGTAAAAATCGAAAAAGGCCGTATTACCGCGTTGCGTCTGGCGGGCGAAACCCTGGCCCGGCATTGGCTGCAGAGCCTTTGGCTGGAAGGCCGTACCGACGATCAACTGCGCCGCTGGCTGTTGGCGCCGCTCAGCGCGCCACCGGGCGGTGCGGCAGCCAGCAACAAGACGCTGTGCAACTGCAGGAACGTCAGCGAAAACGCGGTGTGCGCCGGTATTGCCCGTGGCCTGAACCTGGACGGGCTTAAACAAGAATTGGGCTGCGGCACGCAATGCGGCTCCTGTGTGCCGGAAATCAAACGTCTTTTGGCCAGCAACTCGCAGCCAATCGCAATCAGTGTGTGA
- a CDS encoding nitrate/nitrite transporter, with amino-acid sequence MKSSFWKSGHTPTLFAAFLYFDLSFMVWYLLGPLAVQIAADLHLTTQQRGLVVATPILAGAVLRFLMGMLADKLSPKTAGLIGQVIVIAALFGAWKLGIHSYEQALLLGMFLGMAGASFAVALPLASQWYPAEHQGKAMGIAGAGNSGTVFAALLAPVLAAAFGWSNVFGFALIPLVITLVVFAWLARNAPERPKAKSMADYFKALGDRDSWWFMFFYSVTFGGFIGLASALPGYFNDQYGLSPVTAGYYTAACVFGGSLMRPLGGALADRFGGIRTLLGMYSVAAICIAAVGFNLPSSYAALALFVCTMLGLGAGNGAVFQLVPQRFRREIGVMTGLIGMAGGIGGFALAAGMGAIKQSTGSYQIALWLFASLGVLAWFGLHGVKRRWRTTWGSAAVTAARV; translated from the coding sequence ATGAAATCAAGCTTCTGGAAATCCGGGCACACCCCGACCCTGTTTGCCGCGTTCCTGTATTTCGACCTGAGTTTCATGGTCTGGTACTTGTTGGGCCCACTGGCGGTGCAGATCGCCGCCGACCTGCACCTGACCACTCAACAGCGCGGCCTGGTGGTGGCCACGCCGATCCTGGCCGGCGCCGTGTTGCGCTTTCTGATGGGCATGCTGGCCGACAAACTGTCGCCCAAGACCGCCGGGCTGATTGGCCAGGTGATTGTGATTGCCGCGCTGTTCGGCGCGTGGAAACTTGGCATCCACAGCTACGAGCAAGCCTTGCTCCTGGGCATGTTCCTGGGCATGGCCGGCGCGTCGTTTGCGGTCGCCCTGCCCCTGGCGTCCCAGTGGTATCCGGCTGAACACCAAGGCAAGGCCATGGGCATCGCCGGTGCCGGCAACTCCGGAACAGTGTTTGCGGCCTTGCTCGCACCGGTGCTGGCGGCCGCGTTTGGCTGGAGCAATGTGTTCGGCTTCGCGCTGATTCCCTTGGTGATCACCCTGGTCGTCTTCGCTTGGCTGGCGCGCAATGCCCCTGAACGCCCGAAAGCCAAATCCATGGCCGACTACTTCAAGGCGCTGGGCGACCGCGACAGCTGGTGGTTCATGTTCTTCTACAGCGTGACGTTCGGCGGCTTTATCGGCCTGGCCAGCGCCCTGCCCGGCTACTTCAACGACCAGTACGGCCTGAGCCCGGTGACGGCCGGCTACTACACCGCCGCCTGTGTGTTTGGCGGCAGTTTGATGCGCCCATTGGGTGGCGCCCTGGCCGACCGTTTCGGCGGGATTCGCACCCTGCTCGGCATGTACAGCGTGGCGGCCATCTGCATCGCCGCGGTGGGTTTCAATCTGCCAAGTTCTTACGCGGCCCTGGCACTTTTCGTCTGCACCATGCTCGGCCTTGGCGCAGGAAATGGCGCCGTGTTCCAACTGGTGCCCCAGCGTTTTCGCCGTGAAATCGGCGTGATGACCGGCCTGATCGGCATGGCCGGCGGTATCGGCGGCTTCGCCCTCGCCGCCGGCATGGGCGCGATCAAACAAAGCACCGGCAGTTATCAGATCGCCCTGTGGTTGTTCGCCAGCCTGGGCGTGCTGGCCTGGTTTGGCCTGCACGGCGTTAAACGTCGCTGGAGAACCACCTGGGGTTCGGCCGCCGTGACCGCCGCGCGCGTCTGA
- a CDS encoding bifunctional protein-serine/threonine kinase/phosphatase — translation MGLQLSVAHASAIGPRAENQDALRVVTPVAELAASKGYLCAIADGVSQCADGGLAARSTLQALALDYYATPQTWGVAQALERLLLAQNRWLQANGGGQPLLTTLSALVFRGQRFTLAHVGDCRVYRWLDGELQRITEDHVWEQPGMQHVLKRALGLDQHLVLDFLDGELRAGECFLMLSDGVWATLGDHSISAILREQTDLDVAVNTLVNAAHLAASQDNASALLVRIDQLGAATLGDALVQLQQWPLPPPLKPGQRFEGWQVESVVAQSRQSLLYRVRDAQQQPWLLKTLPLSRDDDSDAGQALLSEEWFLRRVAGRAFPEAHAASGRQHLYYVMREYPGQTLAQLFQQQGPLPLAQWQSIAERLLRAVGLLHRRQILHRDIKPENLLLGDDGELRVLDFGLAYCPGLSEDRAHLLPGTPSFIAPEAFGGEPPTPQQDLYSVGVTLYYLLTGHYPYGEIEAFQRPRFAQPVSASRYRPDLPDGLPLSLERAVAAQPAQRYETAEEWLLALEQADRRELSVRPRPLLESEPLKVWQTLATVSLLINLVLVYWLLHH, via the coding sequence ATGGGCCTGCAACTGAGCGTCGCCCACGCCAGCGCCATCGGCCCTCGGGCGGAAAACCAGGATGCGCTGCGCGTGGTCACACCAGTGGCCGAACTGGCGGCGAGCAAGGGTTACTTGTGCGCCATCGCCGATGGCGTCAGCCAATGCGCCGATGGCGGCCTGGCCGCGCGCTCGACCTTGCAGGCGCTGGCGCTGGACTACTACGCCACGCCGCAAACCTGGGGCGTGGCGCAGGCGCTTGAACGTTTGTTGCTGGCGCAAAACCGCTGGCTGCAAGCCAACGGCGGTGGCCAGCCGCTGCTGACCACCCTGAGCGCCCTGGTGTTTCGCGGCCAACGTTTCACCCTCGCGCATGTCGGTGATTGCCGGGTGTATCGCTGGCTCGACGGCGAGTTGCAGCGCATCACTGAAGACCATGTGTGGGAGCAGCCGGGCATGCAGCATGTGCTCAAGCGCGCCCTCGGCCTGGACCAACACCTGGTGCTGGATTTTCTCGACGGCGAACTGCGTGCCGGCGAATGCTTCCTGATGCTCAGCGATGGCGTATGGGCGACCTTGGGTGATCACAGCATCAGCGCGATCCTGCGCGAGCAAACCGATCTCGATGTGGCGGTGAATACCCTGGTCAACGCCGCGCACCTGGCCGCCAGCCAAGACAATGCCAGCGCGCTGCTGGTGCGCATCGACCAACTCGGCGCCGCCACCCTCGGCGATGCATTGGTGCAGCTGCAGCAATGGCCGCTGCCACCGCCGCTGAAGCCCGGGCAACGTTTTGAAGGCTGGCAGGTTGAAAGCGTTGTGGCGCAGAGCCGGCAGTCCTTGCTGTATCGGGTACGCGATGCCCAGCAGCAGCCGTGGCTGCTGAAAACCTTGCCGCTCAGCCGCGACGATGACAGCGACGCCGGCCAAGCCTTGTTGTCGGAGGAATGGTTTCTGCGCCGGGTGGCCGGGCGCGCGTTTCCAGAAGCCCACGCCGCCAGTGGGCGCCAGCATTTGTACTACGTGATGCGTGAATATCCGGGGCAAACCCTCGCGCAACTGTTTCAACAGCAAGGTCCATTGCCCCTGGCGCAATGGCAGTCCATCGCCGAGCGGTTGCTGCGGGCGGTGGGCCTGCTGCATCGACGGCAGATCCTGCACCGTGACATCAAGCCGGAAAACCTGCTGCTGGGCGACGATGGCGAACTGCGGGTGCTGGATTTCGGCTTGGCCTACTGCCCGGGGCTTTCCGAAGACCGCGCCCACCTGCTGCCCGGCACCCCGAGTTTTATCGCTCCGGAAGCATTCGGCGGGGAGCCGCCTACGCCGCAACAGGATTTGTACAGTGTCGGCGTCACGCTCTATTACCTGCTGACCGGGCATTATCCCTACGGTGAAATCGAAGCCTTCCAACGGCCGCGTTTCGCCCAGCCAGTCAGCGCCAGTCGCTACCGCCCCGACTTGCCGGACGGGTTGCCGCTGAGTCTGGAGCGCGCCGTGGCGGCGCAACCGGCGCAACGTTATGAAACCGCCGAAGAGTGGCTGCTGGCGCTGGAGCAGGCAGACCGCCGTGAATTAAGCGTGCGACCACGACCGTTGCTGGAGAGCGAGCCGCTCAAGGTCTGGCAAACCCTGGCCACGGTTTCGCTGCTGATCAACCTGGTGCTGGTGTATTGGTTGCTGCACCACTAA
- the nirB gene encoding nitrite reductase large subunit NirB, translating into MKKLKLVMIGNGMAGVRTLEELLKLSSDLYDITVFGAEPHTNYNRILLSPVLAGEQTFEEIVLNDLSWYLDNHIKLLLNRKVVQIDRVKRIVIAEDGTEAEYDRLLIATGSTPFILPIPGNTLQGVIGYRDIADTQAMIDTAKTHKHAVVIGGGLLGLEAANGLMLRGMHVTVVHIGEWLLERQLDKTSGQLLQTELESRGLVFRLCEQTQALHDAGNGRVGSVQFKNGDIIPADLVVMAAGIRPNTELAEKSGIPCNRGILVNDTLQTYDPRIYAIGECASHRGIAYGLVAPLFEQAKVCANHLAQLGFATYKGSVTSTKLKVTGIDLFSAGDFMGGEGTETITLSDPIGGVYKKLVIKDDILVGACLYGDTADGGWYFRQIRENHAIGEIRDHLMFGENALGDVGHQGQDKAMSMADNAEVCGCNGVCKGTIVKAIQEHGLFSVDEVKKHTKAASSCGSCAGLVEQILINTVGGAADVKPKSEKAICGCSDLNHGQIRQAIRDQHLLTIAGTMSYLNWRTPNGCATCRPALNYYLISTWPGEAKDDPQSRLINERAHANIQKDGTYSVVPRMWGGVTNPSELRRIADVADKYNVPMVKVTGGQRIDLLGIKKQDLPGVWKDLDMPSGHAYGKSIRTVKTCVGSEFCRFGTQNSTQLGIELEHDLFNMWSPHKVKLAVSGCPRNCSEAGIKDVGIIGVDSGWEMYIGGNGGIKTEVAEFFVKLKTAEEVREYNGAFLQLYREEAFYLERTVHYLQRVGMEHIKKAVLEDPARRQALNERLQFSLSFEQDPWKERLEQPLLKKEFEVIPVKQLEVPA; encoded by the coding sequence ATGAAAAAACTCAAATTGGTGATGATCGGCAACGGCATGGCCGGGGTTCGCACCCTTGAAGAATTGCTCAAGCTGAGCAGCGACCTGTACGACATCACCGTGTTCGGCGCCGAGCCCCACACCAACTACAACCGCATCCTGCTGTCGCCGGTGCTGGCCGGTGAGCAGACCTTCGAAGAGATCGTGCTCAACGACCTGAGTTGGTACCTGGATAACCACATCAAATTGTTGCTCAACCGCAAAGTGGTGCAGATCGACCGGGTCAAACGCATTGTGATTGCCGAAGACGGCACCGAAGCCGAATACGACCGCCTGCTGATTGCCACCGGTTCGACTCCTTTTATCTTGCCGATCCCCGGCAACACCTTGCAGGGCGTAATCGGCTACCGCGACATCGCCGACACCCAAGCCATGATCGACACCGCCAAGACCCACAAGCACGCCGTGGTTATTGGCGGCGGCCTGCTCGGCCTGGAAGCCGCCAACGGCCTGATGCTGCGCGGTATGCACGTGACCGTGGTGCACATCGGCGAGTGGCTGCTGGAGCGGCAACTGGACAAGACCAGCGGCCAGTTGCTGCAAACCGAACTGGAAAGCCGTGGCCTGGTGTTCCGCCTGTGCGAACAGACCCAGGCGCTGCATGACGCCGGCAATGGCCGCGTCGGTTCGGTGCAATTCAAGAACGGCGACATCATCCCCGCCGACCTGGTGGTGATGGCGGCCGGCATCCGCCCTAACACTGAGCTCGCGGAAAAATCCGGCATCCCGTGCAACCGTGGGATTCTGGTCAACGACACCCTGCAAACCTACGACCCGCGCATCTATGCGATTGGCGAGTGCGCCAGCCACCGTGGCATCGCTTATGGCTTGGTCGCGCCGCTGTTCGAACAGGCCAAGGTCTGCGCCAACCACTTGGCGCAGTTGGGCTTTGCCACTTACAAAGGCTCGGTGACCTCGACCAAGTTGAAGGTGACCGGTATCGACCTGTTCTCCGCCGGCGACTTCATGGGCGGCGAAGGCACCGAGACCATCACCCTCTCCGACCCGATTGGCGGCGTGTATAAAAAACTGGTGATCAAGGACGACATCCTGGTCGGCGCCTGCTTGTACGGCGATACGGCGGATGGCGGTTGGTATTTCCGCCAGATCCGTGAGAACCACGCGATTGGTGAGATTCGCGATCACTTGATGTTCGGTGAAAATGCTCTGGGCGATGTAGGCCATCAAGGCCAGGACAAAGCCATGAGCATGGCCGACAACGCCGAAGTCTGCGGTTGTAACGGCGTGTGCAAAGGCACCATCGTCAAGGCGATCCAGGAACACGGGCTGTTCAGCGTCGACGAGGTCAAGAAACACACCAAGGCCGCCAGCTCTTGCGGTTCCTGTGCCGGGCTGGTGGAACAGATCCTGATCAATACCGTGGGCGGTGCCGCCGACGTCAAACCGAAAAGCGAAAAGGCCATTTGCGGTTGCAGCGACCTCAACCATGGGCAAATCCGCCAAGCCATCCGCGACCAGCATCTGCTGACCATCGCCGGCACCATGAGCTACCTGAACTGGCGCACGCCCAACGGCTGCGCCACCTGCCGCCCGGCTCTGAACTATTACCTGATCTCCACCTGGCCGGGTGAAGCCAAGGACGACCCGCAATCGCGCCTGATCAACGAACGCGCCCACGCCAATATTCAGAAAGACGGCACCTACTCCGTCGTCCCACGGATGTGGGGCGGTGTGACCAATCCGTCAGAGTTGCGGCGCATCGCTGACGTGGCTGACAAGTACAACGTGCCGATGGTCAAGGTCACCGGCGGCCAGCGCATCGACTTGCTGGGCATCAAGAAGCAGGACTTGCCCGGCGTGTGGAAAGACCTCGACATGCCGTCCGGGCACGCCTATGGCAAATCCATCCGCACCGTGAAGACCTGCGTCGGCAGCGAGTTCTGCCGCTTCGGCACACAGAACTCGACGCAGTTGGGCATTGAGCTGGAGCATGACCTGTTCAATATGTGGTCGCCGCACAAGGTCAAGCTGGCGGTGTCCGGCTGCCCACGCAATTGCTCGGAAGCCGGCATCAAGGACGTGGGAATAATCGGCGTCGACTCCGGCTGGGAGATGTACATCGGCGGCAACGGCGGGATCAAGACGGAAGTCGCAGAGTTCTTCGTCAAACTCAAAACCGCCGAAGAAGTGCGCGAATACAACGGCGCCTTCCTGCAGCTCTATCGCGAAGAAGCCTTCTACCTCGAGCGCACCGTGCACTACCTGCAACGCGTAGGCATGGAGCACATCAAGAAAGCCGTGCTGGAAGACCCGGCCCGGCGCCAGGCACTCAACGAGCGCCTGCAATTCTCGCTGTCGTTCGAGCAGGACCCGTGGAAAGAGCGCCTGGAGCAGCCGCTGCTGAAAAAGGAATTTGAAGTCATCCCCGTCAAACAGCTGGAGGTGCCGGCATGA
- a CDS encoding CmpA/NrtA family ABC transporter substrate-binding protein, with protein MNDSVGKNPMNTALAWVNGSDAPEKSSLDLGFMALTDCASLVVAATQGFAQPYGLTLNLKRQTSWANLRDKLVSGELDAAHSLYGLIYAVHLGIGGVAPTDMAVLMGLNQNGQSINLSHGLQQQGVTTPEALDRHVHQSRTKLTFAQTFPTGTHAMWLYYWLASQGIHPLQDVDSVVVPPPQMVAHLQAGRIDGFCVGEPWCASAVKQNQGFTLATTQAIWPDHPEKVLGCTQAFVDQYPNTARVLVMAILEASRFIEASQENRRSTAQLLSARDYLDAPLDCIEPRLLGAYDDGLGNQWQDPHALRFFGNGEVNLPYLCDGMWFMTQFRRWGLLREDPDYLGIARQVQQLELYRQAAAAVGVPATVQDMRSSQLIDGKIWDGSDPAAYARSFRLHAMADATSRQALR; from the coding sequence ATGAACGATTCGGTCGGTAAAAACCCGATGAATACAGCGCTGGCCTGGGTAAACGGCAGTGACGCCCCGGAAAAGAGCAGCCTCGACCTGGGTTTCATGGCACTGACCGACTGCGCCTCGCTGGTGGTCGCCGCCACCCAGGGTTTCGCGCAACCTTACGGCCTCACGCTGAACCTCAAACGCCAAACGTCCTGGGCCAACCTGCGCGACAAACTGGTCAGCGGTGAACTGGACGCCGCCCATAGCCTGTATGGGTTGATCTACGCCGTGCACTTGGGCATTGGCGGCGTCGCGCCCACCGACATGGCCGTGTTGATGGGGCTCAACCAGAACGGCCAGAGCATCAACCTGTCCCATGGCCTGCAACAGCAGGGCGTGACCACTCCTGAGGCATTGGATCGCCACGTGCACCAAAGCCGAACAAAACTGACCTTCGCCCAGACCTTTCCCACTGGCACCCACGCCATGTGGCTGTATTACTGGCTGGCGAGCCAAGGTATTCATCCGTTGCAGGACGTCGACAGTGTGGTGGTGCCACCGCCGCAGATGGTCGCGCACCTGCAAGCCGGGCGCATCGATGGGTTTTGTGTCGGCGAGCCCTGGTGTGCCAGCGCGGTCAAGCAGAACCAGGGGTTCACGCTGGCGACCACTCAGGCGATCTGGCCGGACCATCCGGAAAAAGTTTTAGGCTGTACCCAGGCCTTCGTCGATCAATACCCGAACACCGCCCGCGTGCTGGTCATGGCGATTCTCGAAGCCAGCCGCTTTATCGAAGCCAGCCAGGAGAACCGCCGCTCCACCGCGCAATTGCTCAGCGCCCGTGACTACCTGGATGCACCGCTGGACTGCATCGAGCCGCGCCTCCTCGGCGCCTATGACGACGGCCTCGGCAACCAGTGGCAAGACCCGCATGCCCTGCGGTTTTTCGGCAATGGCGAGGTGAACCTGCCTTACCTCTGCGACGGCATGTGGTTCATGACCCAGTTTCGGCGCTGGGGCTTGCTGCGCGAAGACCCGGACTACCTCGGCATCGCGCGCCAGGTGCAGCAACTGGAGCTGTATCGCCAGGCCGCCGCTGCCGTCGGCGTGCCGGCAACCGTGCAGGACATGCGCAGCAGCCAATTGATCGACGGCAAAATCTGGGACGGCTCCGACCCCGCCGCCTATGCCCGCAGCTTCCGCTTGCACGCCATGGCGGACGCTACCAGCCGCCAGGCGTTGCGCTGA